A stretch of the Argentina anserina chromosome 6, drPotAnse1.1, whole genome shotgun sequence genome encodes the following:
- the LOC126801026 gene encoding chaperone protein ClpB3, chloroplastic isoform X2, whose amino-acid sequence MASTTTASFAASGIVALRLPHSKCCKASLFPHPNPSLPFRARPHFLRGLAPRRLEQNAAFGIGSGRLTRKPDPFVVRAEASSSPGRITQQEFTEMAWQAVVSSPEVAKEHKHQIVETEHLMKALLEQKNGLARRIFAKIGVDNTRLLEATDKYIQRQPKVLGESVGSMLGRDLEALLQRARDYKKEYGDSFVSVEHLVLGFIQDQRFGKQMFKDFQISKQSLKSAIEAIRGRQSVIDQDPEGKYESLERYGKDLTAMAKRGKLDPVIGRDDEIRRCIQILSRRTKNNPVLIGEPGVGKTAISEGLAQRIVQEDVPQALMNRKLISLDMGALIAGAKYRGEFEDRLKAVLKEVTESEGQIILFIDEIHTVVGAGATSGAMDAGNLLKPMLGRGELRCIGATTLDEYRKYIEKDPALERRFQQVYVDQPTVEDTVSILRGLRERYELHHGVRISDGALVEAAILSDRYISGRFLPDKAIDLVDEAAAKLKMEITSKPTALDEINRSVLKLEMERLSLTNDTDKASRERLNRLEAELSTLKEKQSQLSEQWEHEKSVMTRIQSIKEEVDRVNLEIQQAEREYDLNRAAELKYGSLNSLHRQLLGAEKELDEYMRSGKSMLREEVTGNDISEIVSKWTGIPVSKLLQTEREKLLHLEEELHKRVVGQDPAVKSVAEAIQRSRAGLSDPHRPIASFMFMGPTGVGKTELAKTLASYMFNTEEALVRIDMSEYMEKHAVSRLIGAPPGYVGYEEGGQLTEVVRRRPYSVILFDEIEKAHSDVFNVFLQILDDGRVTDSQGRTVSFTNTVIIMTSNVGSQYILNRDDDDVSPKELGYETIKQRVMEAARSVFRPEFMNRVDEYIVFQPLDRDQINNIVRIQLERVQKRIADRKMKLQVSDAAVQLLGSLGYDPSYGARPVKRVIQQYVENELAKGILRGEFQEDSTLLVDTEITAYSNGEIPQQKLVFRTLETGSESPAAENKEALSGVV is encoded by the exons ATGGCCTCCACGACGACCGCCTCCTTCGCCGCTTCTGGGATAGTCGCTCTTCGTCTCCCCCATTCCAAATGTTGTAAAGCTTCTCTCTTTCCTCACCCAAATCCCTCCCTCCCCTTCCGCGCCAGGCCCCACTTCCTCCGCGGACTCGCTCCCCGCCGATTAGAGCAAAACGCCGCGTTTGGAATCGGGTCGGGCAGGTTGACCCGGAAGCCCGACCCGTTTGTCGTGCGCGCCGAGGCTTCTTCTTCCCCCGGAAGG ATTACACAGCAGGAGTTCACGGAAATGGCGTGGCAGGCGGTGGTTtcgtcgccggaggtggcgaaAGAGCACAAGCATCAGATAGTGGAGACTGAGCATTTGATGAAAGCATTGTTGGAGCAGAAGAATGGCCTTGCTCGTCGGATTTTCGCAAAGATTGGGGTGGATAATACCAGGCTTCTTGAGGCTACTGATAAGTATATCCAGCGCCAACCAAAG GTTCTTGGTGAATCTGTGGGGTCAATGTTAGGACGTGATTTGGAAGCCTTGCTTCAGCGAGCCAGGGATTACAAGAAAGAATATGGAGACTCATTTGTGTCTGTGGAGCATTTAGTTCTTGGTTTTATTCAAGATCAAAGATTTGGGAAGCAAATGTTCAAGGATTTTCAGATATCCAAGCAATCTTTGAAGTCAGCTATAGAAGCCATTAGGGGACGCCAATCAGTTATTGATCAAG ATCCCGAGGGGAAATATGAGTCTCTTGAAAGGTATGGAAAAGATCTGACAGCCATGGCAAAACGAGGAAAGCTTGACCCGGTAATAGGAAGAGATGATGAAATACGCAGGTGCATCCAGATTCtctcaagaagaacaaagaacaacCCAGTGCTGATTGGTGAACCAGGTGTTGGGAAAACTGCAATATCAGAAGG GCTTGCTCAGCGAATTGTGCAAGAGGATGTCCCACAAGCTTTGATGAATCGTAAG CTAATCTCCCTTGACATGGGTGCGCTAATTGCTGGGGCTAAATATCGGGGAGAGTTTGAGGATAGGCTGAAGGCTGTACTCAAGGAAGTAACAGAATCTGAGGGCCAGATCATTCTTTTTATTGATGAAATTCACACAGTTGTTGGGGCAG GTGCTACAAGTGGTGCAATGGATGCTGGAAATCTTTTAAAACCCATGCTTGGTCGGGGGGAGTTGCGGTGTATAGGCGCAACAACTCTGGATGAGTATCGCAAATATATTGAGAAAGATCCAGCGTTGGAGCGTCGTTTCCAGCAAGTTTATGTTGATCAACCTACAGTTGAGGATACAGTCTCTATACTTAGAGGCCTGCGTGAAAGATATGAGTTGCATCACGGGGTCCGCATTTCTGATGGTGCACTTGTGGAAGCTGCAATTCTATCGGACCGTTACATCAGTGGGAGATTTTTACCTGACAAAG CTATCGACCTAGTTGATGAAGCTGCTGCCAAATTGAAAATGGAAATTACTTCAAAGCCCACAGCCCTAGATGAGATCAATCGTTCagtgttgaaacttgaaatggAAAGACTGTCACTTACAAATGACACTGACAAAGCATCCAGAGAAAGATTGAATCGCCTTGAGGCTGAGTTGTCCACCTTGAAAGAGAAACAATCTCAGCTATCTGAGCAGTGGGAACATGAGAAGTCTGTGATGACTCGGATTCAGTCGATCAAGGAAGAA GTTGACAGGGTAAATCTGGAGATCCAGCAGGCTGAACGAGAGTATGATCTTAACCGTGCTGCTGAGCTGAAGTATGGAAGTCTGAATTCATTACATCGCCAACTCCTTGGTGCTGAAAAAGAGCTTGATGAGTATATGAGGTCTGGGAAATCAATGCTGAGAGAGGAAGTTACCGGAAATGATATTTCTGAAATTGTCAGCAAGTGGACTGGTATCCCTGTTTCCAAGCTTCTACAAACAGAGAGGGAAAAGCTCTTGCATTTGGAGGAAGAGCTGCATAAACGTGTTGTAGGACAGGATCCTGCAGTAAAATCAGTAGCCGAAGCTATTCAGCGATCTCGAGCAGGTCTCTCAGATCCTCATCGCCCGATCGCTAGTTTCATGTTCATGGGCCCCACGGGTGTGGGAAAGACAGAACTAGCCAAGACCCTTGCCTCCTACATGTTCAATACTGAAGAAGCTCTTGTTAGAATTGACATGAGTGAGTACATGGAAAAGCATGCTGTCTCTAGACTGATAGGTGCCCCACCTGGCTATGTGGGGTATGAGGAAGGAGGACAGCTGACAGAGGTTGTCCGCAGGAGACCATACTCAGTTATTCtgtttgatgagattgaaaagGCGCATTCTGATGTGTTCAATGTTTTCCTTCAAATCTTAGATGATGGAAGAGTTACTGACTCTCAGGGTCGCACTGTGAGTTTCACCAACACTGTGATCATTATGACTTCAAATGTTGGTTCACAGTATATACTAAAcagagatgatgatgatgtctcGCCCAAGGAGTTGGGTTATGAAACTATAAAGCAGCGGGTGATGGAGGCTGCAAGGTCTGTATTCCGCCCTGAGTTCATGAATCGGGTTGATGAGTACATAGTATTCCAGCCCTTGGACCGTGACCAGATAAACAATATCGTCAGAATACAG TTGGAACGAGTCCAAAAGAGAATTGCAGACCGCAAGATGAAACTCCAAGTGAGCGATGCAGCTGTGCAGCTTCTTGGAAGTCTTGGCTATGATCCGAGCTACGGTGCCAGGCCAGTGAAGCGGGTGATTCAGCAATATGTAGAAAATGAGCTTGCGAAGGGCATCTTAAGAGGAGAGTTCCAAGAAGATAGTACCCTCTTGGTTGACACAGAGATCACAGCATATTCCAATGGTGAGATTCCCCAACAAAAACTTGTCTTCAGGACGCTTGAAACTGGTTCAGAATCTCCTGCAGCAGAGAACAAGGAGGCTTTGTCAGGGGTGGTCTAA
- the LOC126801026 gene encoding chaperone protein ClpB3, chloroplastic isoform X1 — protein MASTTTASFAASGIVALRLPHSKCCKASLFPHPNPSLPFRARPHFLRGLAPRRLEQNAAFGIGSGRLTRKPDPFVVRAEASSSPGRGQITQQEFTEMAWQAVVSSPEVAKEHKHQIVETEHLMKALLEQKNGLARRIFAKIGVDNTRLLEATDKYIQRQPKVLGESVGSMLGRDLEALLQRARDYKKEYGDSFVSVEHLVLGFIQDQRFGKQMFKDFQISKQSLKSAIEAIRGRQSVIDQDPEGKYESLERYGKDLTAMAKRGKLDPVIGRDDEIRRCIQILSRRTKNNPVLIGEPGVGKTAISEGLAQRIVQEDVPQALMNRKLISLDMGALIAGAKYRGEFEDRLKAVLKEVTESEGQIILFIDEIHTVVGAGATSGAMDAGNLLKPMLGRGELRCIGATTLDEYRKYIEKDPALERRFQQVYVDQPTVEDTVSILRGLRERYELHHGVRISDGALVEAAILSDRYISGRFLPDKAIDLVDEAAAKLKMEITSKPTALDEINRSVLKLEMERLSLTNDTDKASRERLNRLEAELSTLKEKQSQLSEQWEHEKSVMTRIQSIKEEVDRVNLEIQQAEREYDLNRAAELKYGSLNSLHRQLLGAEKELDEYMRSGKSMLREEVTGNDISEIVSKWTGIPVSKLLQTEREKLLHLEEELHKRVVGQDPAVKSVAEAIQRSRAGLSDPHRPIASFMFMGPTGVGKTELAKTLASYMFNTEEALVRIDMSEYMEKHAVSRLIGAPPGYVGYEEGGQLTEVVRRRPYSVILFDEIEKAHSDVFNVFLQILDDGRVTDSQGRTVSFTNTVIIMTSNVGSQYILNRDDDDVSPKELGYETIKQRVMEAARSVFRPEFMNRVDEYIVFQPLDRDQINNIVRIQLERVQKRIADRKMKLQVSDAAVQLLGSLGYDPSYGARPVKRVIQQYVENELAKGILRGEFQEDSTLLVDTEITAYSNGEIPQQKLVFRTLETGSESPAAENKEALSGVV, from the exons ATGGCCTCCACGACGACCGCCTCCTTCGCCGCTTCTGGGATAGTCGCTCTTCGTCTCCCCCATTCCAAATGTTGTAAAGCTTCTCTCTTTCCTCACCCAAATCCCTCCCTCCCCTTCCGCGCCAGGCCCCACTTCCTCCGCGGACTCGCTCCCCGCCGATTAGAGCAAAACGCCGCGTTTGGAATCGGGTCGGGCAGGTTGACCCGGAAGCCCGACCCGTTTGTCGTGCGCGCCGAGGCTTCTTCTTCCCCCGGAAGG GGACAGATTACACAGCAGGAGTTCACGGAAATGGCGTGGCAGGCGGTGGTTtcgtcgccggaggtggcgaaAGAGCACAAGCATCAGATAGTGGAGACTGAGCATTTGATGAAAGCATTGTTGGAGCAGAAGAATGGCCTTGCTCGTCGGATTTTCGCAAAGATTGGGGTGGATAATACCAGGCTTCTTGAGGCTACTGATAAGTATATCCAGCGCCAACCAAAG GTTCTTGGTGAATCTGTGGGGTCAATGTTAGGACGTGATTTGGAAGCCTTGCTTCAGCGAGCCAGGGATTACAAGAAAGAATATGGAGACTCATTTGTGTCTGTGGAGCATTTAGTTCTTGGTTTTATTCAAGATCAAAGATTTGGGAAGCAAATGTTCAAGGATTTTCAGATATCCAAGCAATCTTTGAAGTCAGCTATAGAAGCCATTAGGGGACGCCAATCAGTTATTGATCAAG ATCCCGAGGGGAAATATGAGTCTCTTGAAAGGTATGGAAAAGATCTGACAGCCATGGCAAAACGAGGAAAGCTTGACCCGGTAATAGGAAGAGATGATGAAATACGCAGGTGCATCCAGATTCtctcaagaagaacaaagaacaacCCAGTGCTGATTGGTGAACCAGGTGTTGGGAAAACTGCAATATCAGAAGG GCTTGCTCAGCGAATTGTGCAAGAGGATGTCCCACAAGCTTTGATGAATCGTAAG CTAATCTCCCTTGACATGGGTGCGCTAATTGCTGGGGCTAAATATCGGGGAGAGTTTGAGGATAGGCTGAAGGCTGTACTCAAGGAAGTAACAGAATCTGAGGGCCAGATCATTCTTTTTATTGATGAAATTCACACAGTTGTTGGGGCAG GTGCTACAAGTGGTGCAATGGATGCTGGAAATCTTTTAAAACCCATGCTTGGTCGGGGGGAGTTGCGGTGTATAGGCGCAACAACTCTGGATGAGTATCGCAAATATATTGAGAAAGATCCAGCGTTGGAGCGTCGTTTCCAGCAAGTTTATGTTGATCAACCTACAGTTGAGGATACAGTCTCTATACTTAGAGGCCTGCGTGAAAGATATGAGTTGCATCACGGGGTCCGCATTTCTGATGGTGCACTTGTGGAAGCTGCAATTCTATCGGACCGTTACATCAGTGGGAGATTTTTACCTGACAAAG CTATCGACCTAGTTGATGAAGCTGCTGCCAAATTGAAAATGGAAATTACTTCAAAGCCCACAGCCCTAGATGAGATCAATCGTTCagtgttgaaacttgaaatggAAAGACTGTCACTTACAAATGACACTGACAAAGCATCCAGAGAAAGATTGAATCGCCTTGAGGCTGAGTTGTCCACCTTGAAAGAGAAACAATCTCAGCTATCTGAGCAGTGGGAACATGAGAAGTCTGTGATGACTCGGATTCAGTCGATCAAGGAAGAA GTTGACAGGGTAAATCTGGAGATCCAGCAGGCTGAACGAGAGTATGATCTTAACCGTGCTGCTGAGCTGAAGTATGGAAGTCTGAATTCATTACATCGCCAACTCCTTGGTGCTGAAAAAGAGCTTGATGAGTATATGAGGTCTGGGAAATCAATGCTGAGAGAGGAAGTTACCGGAAATGATATTTCTGAAATTGTCAGCAAGTGGACTGGTATCCCTGTTTCCAAGCTTCTACAAACAGAGAGGGAAAAGCTCTTGCATTTGGAGGAAGAGCTGCATAAACGTGTTGTAGGACAGGATCCTGCAGTAAAATCAGTAGCCGAAGCTATTCAGCGATCTCGAGCAGGTCTCTCAGATCCTCATCGCCCGATCGCTAGTTTCATGTTCATGGGCCCCACGGGTGTGGGAAAGACAGAACTAGCCAAGACCCTTGCCTCCTACATGTTCAATACTGAAGAAGCTCTTGTTAGAATTGACATGAGTGAGTACATGGAAAAGCATGCTGTCTCTAGACTGATAGGTGCCCCACCTGGCTATGTGGGGTATGAGGAAGGAGGACAGCTGACAGAGGTTGTCCGCAGGAGACCATACTCAGTTATTCtgtttgatgagattgaaaagGCGCATTCTGATGTGTTCAATGTTTTCCTTCAAATCTTAGATGATGGAAGAGTTACTGACTCTCAGGGTCGCACTGTGAGTTTCACCAACACTGTGATCATTATGACTTCAAATGTTGGTTCACAGTATATACTAAAcagagatgatgatgatgtctcGCCCAAGGAGTTGGGTTATGAAACTATAAAGCAGCGGGTGATGGAGGCTGCAAGGTCTGTATTCCGCCCTGAGTTCATGAATCGGGTTGATGAGTACATAGTATTCCAGCCCTTGGACCGTGACCAGATAAACAATATCGTCAGAATACAG TTGGAACGAGTCCAAAAGAGAATTGCAGACCGCAAGATGAAACTCCAAGTGAGCGATGCAGCTGTGCAGCTTCTTGGAAGTCTTGGCTATGATCCGAGCTACGGTGCCAGGCCAGTGAAGCGGGTGATTCAGCAATATGTAGAAAATGAGCTTGCGAAGGGCATCTTAAGAGGAGAGTTCCAAGAAGATAGTACCCTCTTGGTTGACACAGAGATCACAGCATATTCCAATGGTGAGATTCCCCAACAAAAACTTGTCTTCAGGACGCTTGAAACTGGTTCAGAATCTCCTGCAGCAGAGAACAAGGAGGCTTTGTCAGGGGTGGTCTAA
- the LOC126799972 gene encoding uncharacterized protein LOC126799972 isoform X2: protein MSSSVQNQMEDGGEVESKAGEVMEGVASIALLPCGSISGHFIKVNDHTNICYGLHGTELACEKECSRGEDYRLIKLAIIDYNKKKEKVVVVECRGHDAARLNSIDHAHGWEKDVVDLVDEQHGKNKIMVSFNCETLKSDEAAEEHISKFLPKLAGLDAVVNIGKMSIAGLDFEAEE, encoded by the exons ATGAGTTCATCTGTGCAGAACCAAATGG AAGATGGAGGCGAAGTGGAATCAAAAGCAGGGGAGGTGATGGAAGGAGTGGCTTCAATAGCTCTGTTACCATGTGGGTCTATATCAGGCCATTTCATTAAAGTGAATGATCACACTAACATTTGCTATGGTCTCCATGGAACTG AGTTGGCTTGTGAAAAGGAGTGCAGCAGGGGAGAGGATTATCGTCTTATCAAGCTTGCAATCATAGACTACAAT aaaaagaaggagaaaGTTGTTGTTGTGGAGTGTAGAGGCCATGATGCTGCTAGGTTGAATAGCATCGATCACGCTCATGG TTGGGAGAAAGATGTTGTAGATTTGGTTGATGAACAGCACGGGAAGAACAAGATTATGGTTTCATTCAACTGTGAGACACTGAAATCTGACGAAGCAGCAGAAGAACATATCAGCAAGTTTTTGCCCAAACTAGCAGGCCTAGATGCAGTTGT CAACATCGGTAAGATGAGCATTGCTGGGTTGGACTTCGAAGCTGAGGAATGA
- the LOC126799972 gene encoding uncharacterized protein LOC126799972 isoform X1, producing the protein MSSSVQNQMAEDGGEVESKAGEVMEGVASIALLPCGSISGHFIKVNDHTNICYGLHGTELACEKECSRGEDYRLIKLAIIDYNKKKEKVVVVECRGHDAARLNSIDHAHGWEKDVVDLVDEQHGKNKIMVSFNCETLKSDEAAEEHISKFLPKLAGLDAVVNIGKMSIAGLDFEAEE; encoded by the exons ATGAGTTCATCTGTGCAGAACCAAATGG CAGAAGATGGAGGCGAAGTGGAATCAAAAGCAGGGGAGGTGATGGAAGGAGTGGCTTCAATAGCTCTGTTACCATGTGGGTCTATATCAGGCCATTTCATTAAAGTGAATGATCACACTAACATTTGCTATGGTCTCCATGGAACTG AGTTGGCTTGTGAAAAGGAGTGCAGCAGGGGAGAGGATTATCGTCTTATCAAGCTTGCAATCATAGACTACAAT aaaaagaaggagaaaGTTGTTGTTGTGGAGTGTAGAGGCCATGATGCTGCTAGGTTGAATAGCATCGATCACGCTCATGG TTGGGAGAAAGATGTTGTAGATTTGGTTGATGAACAGCACGGGAAGAACAAGATTATGGTTTCATTCAACTGTGAGACACTGAAATCTGACGAAGCAGCAGAAGAACATATCAGCAAGTTTTTGCCCAAACTAGCAGGCCTAGATGCAGTTGT CAACATCGGTAAGATGAGCATTGCTGGGTTGGACTTCGAAGCTGAGGAATGA
- the LOC126799178 gene encoding EID1-like F-box protein 2 yields MILTKQYRCIHSASCQCTKGHLSEDAIFLVFQQLNWNPNLIATLSCVCKWFDDLAKRVLWKEFCKTRAPKMMIDLQSSGSHSVDGNWRALGKLLIYCSGSKKGGLFNTVQIPGHFVYRTRFSRTSGKSFLLPQCRTDVLYVSDPCEHLDQGEEGDVGFFRGIFKSFSMSKVRKMLIKKGAELHPTEVCPYCKAKLWSMLQAKMIPQSASCRLGAYEDCIEYFVCLNGHMLGICTLLPLSDSEEVSELE; encoded by the coding sequence ATGATTCTGACAAAGCAGTATCGATGCATACATTCTGCAAGCTGTCAATGCACAAAAGGGCATCTAAGTGAAGATGCAATATTCCTAGTATTTCAACAATTGAATTGGAACCCTAACTTAATTGCAACACTTTCATGTGTGTGCAAATGGTTTGATGATCTTGCCAAGCGTGTACTGTGGAAAGAGTTCTGTAAAACAAGAGCACCAAAGATGATGATTGATTTGCAATCTAGTGGGAGTCACAGTGTAGATGGAAACTGGAGGGCACTTGGGAAGCTGCTTATTTACTGTTCAGGAAGTAAGAAGGGTGGCCTCTTTAATACCGTTCAAATTCCTGGTCACTTTGTCTATAGGACCAGGTTTTCTAGGACATCAGGAAAGAGCTTTCTTTTGCCCCAATGCAGAACAGATGTATTGTATGTCTCTGATCCGTGTGAACACCTTGACCAAGGAGAAGAGGGAGATGTAGGGTTCTTCAGGGGAATTTTCAAGTCGTTCTCAATGTCAAAGGTCCGGAAGATGTTAATTAAAAAGGGTGCTGAGCTTCATCCAACAGAGGTGTGCCCTTACTGTAAGGCCAAGTTGTGGAGCATGTTGCAAGCCAAAATGATACCTCAAAGTGCCAGCTGTAGATTGGGTGCTTATGAGGATTGCATCGAGTACTTTGTTTGCCTCAATGGACACATGCTTGGTATCTGCACTCTGTTACCTTTATCTGATTCAGAAGAGGTATCAGAGTTGGAGTGA
- the LOC126797384 gene encoding F-box protein At2g07140-like — translation MEMPAAAMSSSNSKLMKLPQDILLNILFRLPARSLLQFRYVSKSLRNLVDDPAVAAMHIAATNDHADVEVRVLPNGSAYCLQFVSCGLLGLKCPEGTLGLYNPLRVESLWLPKPEIHYGANYGMGFDYVTSTYKILLFYINEYYPSNSKASVHVLGTSSWRRIHSVPPCEVISPSGKYAYGNTYWLTYDNNNSKATLKNRMMHFDFEKEEFGWTTIPSHFKNSAGESRVFLINLKGSLALVDVFAEKKIEIWVHKEKKHWSKDYSMTLRCTYSYPDISVGAWEHGIYISSMPLKSVSDKSTVLYCDLRCDSKRGEPNKCLEHETQKNVFIISYTGSLIYLKYYENLRRQNKSKNLKRKRKDKKNYFDAGKSESPKCFSGLEARRIK, via the coding sequence ATGGAGATGCCGGCGGCAGCAATGAGTAGCTCTAATTCTAAGTTAATGAAGCTCCCTCAAGATATCCTCCTCAACATCCTTTTTAGACTGCCGGCGAGATCGCTTTTGCAGTTCCGGTATGTCTCTAAGAGCTTACGTAACCTAGTCGACGATCCAGCTGTTGCTGCCATGCACATCGCTGCTACCAACGATCACGCCGACGTAGAAGTTAGGGTTCTGCCTAATGGCTCTGCATACTGTTTACAGTTTGTTTCGTGCGGTTTGCTTGGCTTGAAGTGTCCAGAAGGAACGTTGGGGTTATACAATCCTTTAAGAGTAGAATCTTTATGGCTCCCAAAACCTGAGATTCATTATGGTGCCAACTATGGTATGGGATTCGATTATGTTACTAGCACCTACAAGATTCTCCTTTTCTATATCAATGAATATTACCCTTCGAATTCGAAGGCTTCTGTCCATGTTTTGGGCACAAGTTCCTGGAGAAGAATACACTCGGTTCCCCCTTGCGAGGTAATTAGTCCTTCCGGTAAGTACGCATATGGAAACACATATTGGTTGACATACGATAACAACAATAGTAAGGCCACGTTGAAGAACAGGATGATGCATTTCGACTTCGAAAAAGAGGAATTCGGGTGGACTACTATTCCTTCCCATTTCAAAAATTCTGCAGGCGAATCCAGAGTTTTTCTTATCAATCTGAAGGGATCTCTAGCGCTTGTTGATGTTTTtgcagaaaagaaaattgagaTATGGGtgcacaaagaaaagaagcacTGGTCAAAAGATTACAGCATGACTTTAAGATGCACCTATTCATATCCTGATATTTCTGTAGGCGCTTGGGAGCATGGCATATACATATCATCGATGCCATTAAAATCTGTCAGTGATAAATCCACGGTACTCTACTGTGATCTAAGATGTGATAGCAAGAGAGGTGAACCTAATAAATGTTTGGAACatgaaacccagaaaaatgTGTTTATAATAAGCTATACTGGAAGCCTCATTTATCTAAAATATTATGAGAACTTGAGAAGGCAAAACAAGAGCAAGAActtgaaaaggaaaaggaaggaCAAGAAGAATTACTTTGATGCTGGGAAGTCTGAGTCCCCAAAATGTTTCTCAGGGCTCGAAGCACGAAGGATCAAGtaa
- the LOC126798604 gene encoding uncharacterized protein LOC126798604, with the protein MADSSIIVPMAQELTKLDERNSRRNSTGKILSSNSGEKVPHYLRASTGSCHDFCKYGRKDAFEEKERCHIRVVPRRLSTKSLDIHNSAEKIVLPERKIISVIKLDHLSESKTLAPDTHTIAKQAKKQVPKRSADRKTGVGTEVLAERKKLSLVKFKTSSVSKPLSAAPKTMKQEVSSSHEKLKASSRIDWAKVKEKDLSKKHVTSSKAKSLATKELSSPDTSGGSKGIRNSNSKVGQRAVTAKQISSIDSSGGLSGHRKIEVKVGKRAGTSLAALKKVLLPPTGSLSPRPSPRRVASLKAQNRNVNVTSPLQNQNKIGKVIAKQLHNEETPEKTLYVIKIETENKPLDSDQNSNCEDLSPPSSSSSSPKSLPLPMSLSPHEGEDQESEYTITGTEEDSFSEDDEVDNEENAETLDEDYKGKTRKSRMVCSEDVDSHPLKFRRGKVVDMQFENNRPRRLKFRRGKVLGDDEYIKADAQRQRYKKREGVDGNAIGTEPGSEKVVLRHQDVQGKKDEKGLFNNVIEETASKLVETRKSKVKALVGAFETVISLQERKPSANSVS; encoded by the coding sequence ATGGCTGATTCAAGTATCATTGTCCCAATGGCTCAAGAATTAACAAAGCTAGATGAGCGTAACTCGAGACGAAATTCTACAGGAAAGATATTGTCATCAAACAGTGGAGAAAAAGTTCCTCATTATCTCAGGGCTTCCACTGGTTCTTGTCATGATTTTTGTAAGTATGGCAGGAAAGATGCTTTCGAAGAGAAGGAAAGATGTCATATACGGGTTGTACCAAGAAGACTCTCAACTAAGTCACTTGATATCCATAACTCAGCAGAAAAGATAGTTTTACCAGAGAGGAAGATTATATCAGTGATCAAACTTGATCATTTGTCTGAGTCCAAAACCCTGGCACCTGATACACATACCATCGCCAAGCAGGCCAAGAAACAAGTGCCAAAGAGGTCAGCTGACAGAAAAACTGGTGTGGGGACTGAGGTTCTTGCTGAAAGGAAGAAGCTATCATTGGTAAAGTTCAAAACGTCATCCGTTTCAAAACCTCTGTCTGCTGCGCCCAAAACTATGAAGCAGGAAGTTTCATCATCTCATGAAAAGCTGAAAGCCTCTTCAAGGATAGATTGGGCAAAAGTTAAGGAGAAAGACTTGTCTAAAAAACATGTAACTTCTTCGAAGGCAAAATCTTTAGCCACTAAGGAGTTATCATCTCCTGATACTTCAGGAGGTTCAAAGGGGATAAGAAACAGTAACTCAAAGGTAGGCCAGAGGGCAGTCACTGCAAAGCAAATTTCTTCTATCGACTCTTCAGGGGGATTAAGTGGCCACAGGAAAATTGAGGTGAAGGTTGGCAAGAGGGCAGGAACATCCTTAGCCGCTTTAAAGAAAGTATTGCTGCCCCCAACAGGATCATTGTCCCCAAGGCCTTCTCCCAGGAGAGTTGCAAGCTTAAAAGCACAGAACAGGAATGTGAATGTTACTTCTCCTCTTCAGAATCAAAACAAGATTGGAAAAGTCATAGCAAAGCAACTTCATAATGAAGAGACTCCAGAGAAGACCTTGTATGTCATTAAGATTGAGACTGAGAATAAACCTCTGGATTCTGATCAAAACAGCAACTGCGAAGATCTGTCACCACCTTCATCCTCCTCATCATCGCCCAAATCTTTGCCCCTCCCCATGTCCCTTTCACCCCATGAAGGAGAAGATCAAGAGTCTGAATATACGATTACTGGAACAGAAGAGGACTCTTTCTCAGAAGACGATGAAGTTGACAATGAAGAAAATGCAGAGACCCTAGATGAGGATTACAAAGGGAAGACCAGAAAGTCCAGGATGGTTTGTTCTGAAGATGTGGATAGCCATCCTTTGAAGTTTAGGAGGGGAAAGGTGGTTGACATGCAATTTGAGAATAATAGGCCAAGAAGGCTCAAATTCAGGAGAGGAAAAGTGTTGGGAGACGATGAATATATCAAGGCTGATGCTCAAAGGCAAAGATATAAGAAGAGAGAAGGTGTTGATGGTAATGCAATTGGTACTGAACCTGGTTCAGAAAAAGTTGTTTTGAGACATCAAGATGTTCAGGGGAAGAAAGATGAGAAGGGATTGTTTAATAACGTGATTGAAGAAACTGCAAGTAAGCTGGTTGAAACCCGGAAGAGTAAGGTCAAGGCCTTAGTTGGTGCTTTTGAAACAGTGATCTCACTTCAAGAGCGCAAACCTTCTGCAAATTCTGTTTCTTGA